ACTGGCAAGTGTATGGATCAATTCCCATCAGATGTTTACCAAGGCGGTGCTGGTACTTCAGTTAACATGAATGCTAACGAAGTTATTGCTAACGTTGCTCTTGAACTAATGGGTAAAGAGAAAGGCGAATACGACATCATTAACCCTAATGATCACGTTAACCGTTCTCAATCAACTAACTGTGCATACCCTACAGGTTTCCGTATTGCTGTATACAACAGCATGATGAAACTGATCGAAGCGATTGAATACCTAAAAGGTGCATTCGATCTTAAAGATCAAGAATTCCGTAACATTCTGAAGATGGGTCGTACTCAACTTCAAGATGCGGTTCCAATGACAGTTGGTCAAGAGTTCCACGCTTGGGGTGTTTTACTTCAGGAAGAAGTGAAAAACCTTAACTACACAGCGCAACTTCTTTTAGAAGTAAACATCGGCGCTACGGCAATCGGTACTGGCTTAAACGCAGCGACTGGTTACCAAGAAGCGGCAGTTCGTCATCTAGCAGAAGTAACAGGTCTACCATGTGTTGCTGCTGAAGACTTAATCGAAGCAACATCTGACTGTGGTGCTTACGTAATGATCCACGGTGCGCTAAAACGTACTGCGGTTAAAATGTCTAAAATTTGTAATGACTTACGTCTTCTTTCTTCTGGTCCTCGTGCTGGTCTAAATGAATTGAACCTTCCAGAGCTTCAAGCTGGTTCTTCAATCATGCCTGCAAAAGTTAACCCAGTAATCCCAGAAGTAGTTAACCAAGTATGTTTCAAAGTAATTGGTAACGATATTACAGTGACTTTCGCTGCTGAAGCGGGCCAACTGCAATTAAACGTAATGGAACCAGTAATTGGCCAAGCACTGTTCGAATCTATCGACATCTTGAAAAATGCCTGTGTGAACCTACGTGACAAATGTATCGATGGCATCACTGTGAACAAAGAAGTATGTGAAGCTCACGTATTTAACTCTATCGGTATCGTTACTTATCTAAACCCATTCATTGGCCACCACGAAGGTGACATTGTTGGTAAGATTTGTGCTGAAACAGGTAAAAACGTTCGTGATGTAGTTCTTGAGCGTGGTCTTCTAACAGAAGAACAATTAGATGACATCTTCTCTGTAGAGAACCTGATGCATCCTGAATACAAAGCAAAACGTTACGATTAATCCGTAACACCTAAAATAGCGAGCTCACTGAAGCTCGCTTTTTTTATCGTCCTAATTTTTAATCAAAAAAAACTAAGTAATCATTCATACTTTTATTGGTTTGCTGTATATAGCTGTTCAATAAAAATCTGAATAATTATTTTAAATTTAAACACTGGAGTTATCTATGATTGCTGTACAGCTTCTCGTCGTACTACTGTTCATCTATTTAGGTGCACGTATTGGCGGTATCGGTATCGGTTTTGCGGGTGGTGCGGGCGTACTTGTTCTTACCATGATCTTAGGACTGGACGCAGGTTCTATCCCTATCGACGTTATTTTAATCATCATGTCTGTTATCACTGCGATTGCTGCTATGCAAGTGGCTGGTGGTATGGATTGGTTGGTTGACCTAGCAGAAAAATTCTTACGTAAAAATCCAAAACGCATTACTTTCTACGCACCAATCGTGACTTATTTCATGACGATGCTAGCAGGTACAGGCCACACTGCATTCTCAACACTTCCTGTTATTGCAGAAGTTGCTAAAGAACAAGGTGTTCGTCCTTCTCGCCCACTTTCTATCGCTGTTGTTGCTTCTCAAATTGCAATCACTGCGTCTCCAATCTCGGCGGCGGTTGTTTTCTTCTCTGGTATCCTTGAGCCTCTAGGTGTGGATTATCTAACGCTATTAGCTGTATGTATTCCATCAACGTTCCTAGCGTGTATGGTTGGTGCATTCGTTGCTAACTTCCTAGGCTGTGAGCTAAAAGATGATGCTGTTTATCAAGAACGTCTTGCAAAAGGCCTAATTAAGATGAATGGCGAAGGTAAGCGTGAAATTTTACCAACAGCAAAAGCATCTGTTTATATCTTCTGTGTTGCTATCGTTGCGGTTGTTGCTTATGCAACGATGATCAGTGGCAGTGTTGGCCTGATTGAACACCCAACCATTGGTCGTAACGAAGCTATCATGGCATTAATGCTAACCGCCGCTGCTGCTATTGTGACGTTCACTAAAATTGATGCGTCTAAAATTGCTAATGCTGCGACATTCAAATCAGGTATGAGTGCTTGTGTGTGTTCTTGGTGTTGCATGGCTTGGTGATACGTTTGTGTCTTCTCACATTGGTGAAATCAAAGAGTTCTCAGCTGAGATCCTTGCACAATACCCGTGGATGCTAGCGATTGTTTTATTCTTTGCTTCAATGCTTCTTTACTCTCAAGGTGCAACAACAACGGCTCTAATGCCTGCAGCCCTTGCGATTGGTGTTGCTCCAATTACGGCAGTTGCGTCATTTGCTGCTGTTAGTGCACTGTTCGTTCTTCCTACTTACCCTACGCTACTTGCTGCGGTTGAAATGGATGACACAGGTTCAACACGTATTGGTAATCTTGTATTTAACCACCCGTTCTTCATTCCGGGTGTTGCTACGATTACGACTTCAGTTGCACTAGGTTTTGTATTCGGTGGTATTATTCTTTAATAGGTGAATTGCAATAATATCCCTCAAAATGGCAGCTAATTTAGCTGCCATTTTTTTATTTCTAGCTTATGACGTAATCGGCACGACCAATATATCAATAGGAGAGTGGTGAATTAGCGGTCGAGAATAAGAAATAATTTTACTTAAGAAATCATGATGATGTCCGCAAATCAATAAATCGATTTCATTCGCTTTTACTGCTTTATCAACTTTATGGCTAAGATCTCCCGTTCCCACCCAAAAGCTCTCAATTGGAAACTGAGTATACTGCTGAAAATCATTAAGCCACTTATTTGAAGGTTCATTTAATGGTTTACGCTCAGGCTCTGCTTCTATATCAATGAGCTCAGGATAAATCTCACCATGAGTACCATCAATATGAATAAAAGACACTTTGGCTCCTAATAGCTCCGCCATAGAAACGGCTCTATCAATCAACACATGACTCTCTTCTGAAAGATCCAGCGCCACAAGAATATGTTTGTATTTCATCACTATACCCTCTGGTTATTCACCCTAATAATTAATCATCGTAACAAGCATAGTTTCTGTTCAATAAAAAGTGTGTCGTAGGGATCTCGAAACCGTGACAAATAAAAAATAATTACGCAGCTCTCCAAAGAGAAAGGAGCAGATCATTAATGCAATTGATACTATACTTGTCGAACTCTTGACCATTTCGATAGTCATACCCGTATCTATTTTAATAAAGACTTTCACATGACGAACTTACTCCGTTTTCGAGCTGCCCTTTTATCATTTTTTATTCTATTGACCTCCTTTGCCCCTCAAGCTGTCGCGTCTTTTGATCTGACTAAATTACAGGGTAAGCAAACCTCTTCTTTTGTGACCGTAAATGAAGCCTTCCCGTTTAATTTCATGCAGCAAGGAGATAGAGTCTATTTAGATTGGCAAGTGATGCCTGATTATTACCTATACCAACAACGTATTTCGGTAACGGTTAATGGCGCAAAGATTGCTGATTTAGTGATGGAAGAAGGCACGCCTTATAACGATGAATTTTTTGGTGATGTAAACATCTACACTGAACCACTAACGATCACGGTTCCTCTTATTTCGGTTAGTGATAATGCCGAGTTAACTGTTCGATACCAAGGTTGTGCGAAAGCCGGATTCTGTTATCCACCAGAGATCCGCAAAATTCCACTATCTGCATTAACAGGGCTAAGTTCATATCAAGATGAAACGGCAAATACGCATGTTGTGGCCAAAAATGATAACGCGCCAGTTGGCGTAGAAAAGAAAACATCATCAAATTCAGAGCCAAAAGAAGTATCTCAAACTCAACAGCAAGAGCTGGCTGACAACTTAGGTGATGCTTGGTGGACTCCATTTTTATTCTTAGCGCTTGGCATTGGTCTTGCGTTTACGCCTTGTGTATTGCCTATGTACCCTATCTTAACGGGCATTGTTTTAGGTGGCGGTAAACTGTCTCATGGCAAAGCTTTCAAGCTCTCTTTTGTTTACGTTCAAGGCATGGCGTTAACCTATACTTTACTTGGGTTAGTGGTTGCTTCTGCAGGCCTTCAATTCCAGGCGGCACTACAACACCCTTATGTTCTCATAGGCTTAAGCGTAATGTTTGTTCTGCTTGCCCTATCAATGTTTGGTGCTTACACCATTCAACTGCCAAGCAGCTTACAAACTAAATTAAATGACATCAGTAACCAGCAAAAAGGCGGAAACTTAGGTGGCGTATTTGCCATGGGTGCGATTTCAGGTTTAGTGTGCTCTCCATGCACGACCGCTCCTCTTTCGGGTGCATTGCTTTATGTTGCCAAAAGTGGTGATTTACTTACTGGTGCTGTCGCTCTGTACGCTTTGGCTATTGGTATGGGTATCCCATTAATTTTAGCCGCTGTATTTGGTAATAAACTGCTACCAAAAGCAGGTGTATGGATGACGCATGTGAAAACGCTGTTTGGCTTTATTTTACTTGCCGTTCCTGTGTTCTTATTAGAGCGAATCCTTCCACATAACGTAACTCCATTTGTTTGGTCTGCGTTAGGTGTTGCAGCATTTGGTTGGCTTTATCATGTTAAAGCAACCATGCCCCAATCTTGGAAAACGAGTGTCGCTGGGATCATCGCGATCTTAGGTATTGTTGGCTCAGCAATCCCTGTAATTGATGCTATTTCAGGTAAAACACATACTGAAGTAAACACCACTACTCAAACTGTCACGTTTAAAAAAATCGCTAATTTAGAAGATTTGAATCGAGAACTTGAGGCAGCAAAAGCCCAAGAAAAACCAGTCATGCTCGACTTTTATGCTGACTGGTGTGTCGCGTGTAAAGAATTTGAAAAATACACCTTCCATAATGAAAAGGTAGAGCCGCTCTTAGGTCAATTTATCTTGTTGCAAGCCGATGTAACCAAAAACAGCCCAGAAGATATTACCCTATTACAACAGCTAAAAGTTCTTGGGTTACCAACCATCGATTTTTGGAATTCAAATGGGGATTATTTATCGAATGCTCGATTAACAGGATTTATGAAAGCAGAGCCATTTATGAACCATTTAAGTACAAACGTGACCAATGTTGAAAAATAATGTTTCTTTATTGAGCAAAATCATTGGTGATACACAGAAACTTATTTTATAATGCGAATTAATGATTTTTGATTCTACGACTTACGTTTTTATTGAGGTATACAAATGAGATTAATCCCGCTAAATCGCGCAGAACAAGTTGGCGCATGGTCAGCACAACACATTGTTAACCGTATTAATGCATTCAACCCAACAGCAGATCGTCCATTTGTTCTTGGCTTACCAACTGGCGGTACTCCACTAAACACGTATAAGAAACTTATTGAGCTTCATAAAGCTGGCGAAGTAAGCTTTAAGCACGTAGTAACATTCAACATGGATGAGTACATTGGCTTAGATGCTGATCACCCAGAATCTTACCGTACTTTCATGCACGAGAACTTCTTCAACCACATCGATATTCAAGCAGAAAACATCAACCTATTAGATGGTAATGCAGCAGATAACGAAGCTGAATGTCAACGTTACGAAGACAAGATCAAGTCTTACGGTCGCATCAACCTATTTATGGGTGGCGTGGGCAACGACGGTCACATCGCATTCAACGAACCAGCATCATCTTTATCTTCTCGTACTCGCATCAAAACGTTAACTGAAGATACGCGTATTGCAAACTCTCGCTTCTTCGGTGGCGACATGGATCTTGTTCCTAAGTACTCACTAACTATCGGTGTTGGTACTCTGCTTGATTCTGAAGAGATCATGATCCTAATCACAGGCCACAACAAAGGTCTTGCACTGCAAGCTGCGGTTGAAGGTTCTGTAAACCACATGTGGACTGTATCTGCACTTCAACTTCACCCTAAATCAGTAATCGTTTGTGATGAGCCATCAACACAAGAACTGAAAGTGAAAACAGTGAAATACTTCCAACAGCTTGAAGCTAAAAATATGGAAGGCTTTTAATTTATAGTGAACATTCACTTTAAATTAAGCTAAAAAAAACCACCGATTAAAAACGGTGGTTTTTTTATGCATGAAACTTACTTGAGCTTAAGCCTTTAATCTCTTAGGCAACTTAATCGATATCAACGCAGCCAATAACAAAAATCCAAACGACACCCATAAGCACGCAGCAAAGCCTGCAACTTGGAATACCCAGCCAGATAAAATGGTACCCACTAAACGCCCCATCGCATTGGCCATATAGTAGAAACCAACATCCATCGATACTCCATCACCTTTGGCATAACTCACAATTAAATAAGAGTGAAGTGATGAGTTAACAGCAAAAATACCACCGAAAATCAACAAGCCAATCACGATGACATATTCAGGTTGCCACCCCATCTGAACACTATAAGCAATAATCCCTGTCACCAAGGCTAATAAACTCACCCACCACATTGCAGCTCGGCCGTCAGGTACTTTCCCTTCCGCTTTACCGGTAATTTTAGGAGCAAAGCCTTGTACAAAACCATACGCAATTACCCATAACGCTAAAAAGCCACCGACCAATGAATGATCCCAATTAAAAACGCTACCAAGGTAAATGGGTAAAGCGACAACAAACCATACATCTCGAGCCCCAAACAGAAATAGGCGAGCGGCCGAAAGCGTATTAATTTGCTCTGATTTTGAAAACAATTGTGTAAATTTAGGCTTTGATTTTGCTTTCCCAATATCACCATCAAGTAAAAGTACGCTACCAATAAAGACCACAAACAGCACACTCGCCATTGCAATAACAGCAAACTGAAAACCAATTGTCGTTAGCAGTAAACCACCTAAAAAGAAGCCCGCTCCTTTAAGGGCATTTTTAGATCCTGTTAATATGGCAACCCACTTATAAAGCGCTCCTTCTTGCTCACTTGGAACAAGGGTTTTTATCGCACTTTTAGCACTCATTTTATTCAGATCTTTTGCGATACCAGAAAAGGCTTGAGCCGCCATCACCCAAGGTATGGTGAGCCAACTGCTTGGCAGGGCAAGCATTAATAACGCCCCAACCTGCATCAATAGACCAATGTTCATGGTTTTATTTAATCCAAGCCTTGCACCAAGCCAACCTCCAACTAAATTAGTCACCACACCAAAAAATTCATAAAACAAAAAGAGCGAAGCAATAGCTAATGTGCTGTATCCCAGATCATGAAAATAAAGCACCACTAACATGCGTAATGCACCATCAGTAATGGTGAAGTTCCAGTAGTTGAACGTCACTATCATATACTGGCGTACACTGTGGCTTAATTGTGAAAACATAAAAATCATCCGTTCAAATAAAAAAGCCCCAGAAGATAATCACTTTCTGAGGCCTTATCTAAAATTGATTATTTGCTAGCAATGGCATCAATGTATTCAATTTGCACAGGTTTTGTGAATGCGCCCGGACGTAATGCTTGTACTTGTTGCTTAATCACGTCTAGATCCCAACCTAAATCCAATAACAAATGCCCAGCCAGCAAACCTGTGCGGCCTGAACCACCCATACAATGCATTGCTACCTTGCCATTCTTTTCTAATACTTGTTGCAGCTCAGGAGTCGCTGATTTCCATTGTGCAGCAAACTCATCACCCGGTGCACAATCGTCTTCAATTGGCAAATAAAACCATTTCATGCCTAGACGTTGCACTTCTTCACCAAGAGCACCTACGCCTTTTTCTGTTAACTCATCTTGATTTAATGCCGTTGCTACTGCTTCAACACCTTGTGCTTTTAACTGCTCTAATGAGGCCGTTAACTCAACCCCTTTAGTTCCTGGGCACGGAGTTAAAACCAATGCGCTACCATTATCTGATACGGGTAATTCCCAAGTAGGATGTGTCATTTAAAATTCCTTAAACCAATGTCATTACTATTAAGCTAAACCAACGTTACGAACTAACTCAGCAGTACGCGTTGCGTAGCCCATTTCGTTATCATACCAAGCGTAAATCTTCACCATGCGCTTGCCCACAAGCATAGTAGATAGTGCATCTACAATCGTTGAGCGTTGGTCGCCTTTGTAATCAATCGATACGAGTGGGCGCTCCTCGTAACCTAAAATACCTTTTAGATCACCCTGTGCCGCATCCTTTAATAACTGATTTACTTCTTCAGCCGTGGTATCTCTTTTTACTTCAAAAATAATGTCAGTCAGTGATGCATTCGCTAAAGGAACTCGAACTGCATGACCATCAATTTTATTTTTAAGCTCAGGGAAGATTTCTACAATAGCTTTAGCAGAGCCCGTTGTTGTTGGGATCAAGCTCATGCCACACGCACGAGCACGGCGAAGATCTTTATGAGGAGCATCTAAAATGGTTTGTGTGTTGGTCAAATCATGAATAGTGGTAAATGCTGCATTTTCGATACCTAACTCCTTATTGATAACTTTAACAATTGGAGCAAGGCAGTTGGTAGTACAAGATGCCGCAGTCACAATTTGGTGAACCGCTGGATCAAAAATATCATCATTCACACCAACGACAATGTTTGCTACCCCGTCTTCTTTAACTGGAGCAGACACAACTACACGCTTAACACCTTGTGCTAAGTATTTATCTAAAAATGAACGTGAACGATGCACGCCAGTTGCTTCAATAACAACATCACAACCAGACCAATCAACCGCATCGATCTCTTTTTCTTGTGTTGTTTTAATGGTTTGACCATCAATGATCATATCACTTCCATTACTTGTCACTTCATGGTGCCAACGACCTTGAATAGAATCAAATTCAAGTAAATGTGCCAGTGTATGGGTATTACCCGCAACATCATTAATCTGTACAAACTCTAACTCAGGCCAATCGAATGCTGCTCTTAATGCCAAGCGTCCAATACGACCAAACCCATTAATACCTACTTTAATTGTCATCGTCTTAATCCTTAATTTAGCAACATACTTTCATTGCGTTTAATTTATCAGTGTCTTTTTGATACTCAGCCTGTAAACAATTGGATTGCTTCAAACCTACTATAATTTTGTTTAGCCAACCCGGTAAATCAGAGCTGACTTGGTAATACACCCATTGACCTTCACGGGTATCAACCAATACGCCGGATTGGCGTAGTTGAGCTAAATGACGAGAGATCTTTGGTTGACTCTCTTCTAGTGCTTCCGTTAATTGGTTTACACACAAGCGACCTTCACGAGCAATAAGCAATAAACAACGCATTCGTGTTTCATCTGATAGCATTTTGAAAAATTGATGAGGTAACATATTCAACCTTATATATGGATATATGCATTTCCATATATAATAGATTGAAAGACGCAAAGATCAAGACTAAAAGACAAACTGTCATAAAAGATTCATACTAGAAAAAATATTGGCAAGGAAAGCTAGAACATGAAAAGCAGCATAGACTTAAATTTATATCGTTTTCTTGATTCACTCTATGAACAAAAATCGTTAGCTAAAGTTTGTCATACATTAGATATCAGCAGAGCAACCTTTAATCGCTACTTATCTGAATGCCGCGAACTCTTTGGTAATGAATTATTCATTGCAGATAAAGGCCTTTATGCACCAACGCTTTTCACCACCCAGCTGATAAATATTATTAAAACCCCCTTAGAACAGCTTGAACAAGCACAGCAAACGGCTAAATCGTTTAATAATAAAGATGCCAATATCGAATATGTTTTTCATTTAGCAAATCCACTAAGCAGCTTGTTAACTGTTCCTCTTTTACAAGGGTTAACCCAAGATGATTGGCATCCTAAAATATCTATTGTTGATTGGTCTTTAGAAGGAATAGAGTTTCCTAAATCAGGCGCATTATCTATCGGAATCTCAGGTTACCCGAATCAACTAAATGAACGCATTATTGAACGAAAACTCGGGGAGTTAGATTTATTTGTATATGTATCTAAGCAGCACCCGTTAGCTTGTTCATCCCAAATTAGTCTCTCTGATTTAGCCCAATTTGATACTGTAAGGGTTTCGATGGGAAACCTCGATGACAATACGTACTATGAGCGACTACGTAAACAAACAGGAATAAACCTTGCTCAAAAACTCACGGTTTCTTCTGTCTCTTCTGCTATTGAGTGCGTAGAAATAAGCCAATACGCTTTTGTTTGCTTTGATATTTTAAAAAACAAACGTCCAATAAACGTATGTAAGCTACCTTTAACTCTCGATAATAAAGCAATGACGTTTAATGTTGGAATTCAATATCATCGTGCTTACTATCAACATCCTATTATTAAAAATATTGAAAAACTTCTGATTCAAAACCTAGAAAGTCATTAGATATAAAAAAGCCTCTGCTCATTAGTAATAACAAGCAGAGGCTATGGTTAAATTGTAACAATCACTTATTTAATTAACTCAATATCACCCGGTTTCCAAGAGTGATCATACCAAGCCTCTTGCGGTCCGTATAAACGTAAAATAGTAAACCACCCTTTACCCGGAACGGTTTCGACCCAGTTAGCTTCTTTGCCTTTTGGTGCTTTAGGTCCAAAATAAATATCAACTGAACCATCTTTATTTTCAATTAACTTATCACGTTGATTATTTTTACTTGGTAACGCTTGACCTGTTTGTAGTTCAGAGCGTGTTTGCGGATCATAAGCCACCACTGACCAAAAGTTTTTTGCTGGTACATTCGCAGGTATATTCAACTTATAATTTTTACCACCATCAAGATAATCTCCACCTTTCGATTTATCTACAATGGCATATTGGGAACCTTTATCGATGAGTTTCAGAGCCATTGCTGGCGTATTTACTGTCGCCATGTAGAAGAAATAGGTACGCGCATCCAGATTACGTCCCCCTTCT
The Aliivibrio fischeri ATCC 7744 = JCM 18803 = DSM 507 DNA segment above includes these coding regions:
- the aspA gene encoding aspartate ammonia-lyase; its protein translation is MTQMLDLEKTNTATRIEEDLLGERHVPSEAYYGIHTLRAMENFNISNVTISDVPEFVRGMIYTKKAAALANKELGAIPSQVGEYIIKACDLILETGKCMDQFPSDVYQGGAGTSVNMNANEVIANVALELMGKEKGEYDIINPNDHVNRSQSTNCAYPTGFRIAVYNSMMKLIEAIEYLKGAFDLKDQEFRNILKMGRTQLQDAVPMTVGQEFHAWGVLLQEEVKNLNYTAQLLLEVNIGATAIGTGLNAATGYQEAAVRHLAEVTGLPCVAAEDLIEATSDCGAYVMIHGALKRTAVKMSKICNDLRLLSSGPRAGLNELNLPELQAGSSIMPAKVNPVIPEVVNQVCFKVIGNDITVTFAAEAGQLQLNVMEPVIGQALFESIDILKNACVNLRDKCIDGITVNKEVCEAHVFNSIGIVTYLNPFIGHHEGDIVGKICAETGKNVRDVVLERGLLTEEQLDDIFSVENLMHPEYKAKRYD
- a CDS encoding universal stress protein — its product is MKYKHILVALDLSEESHVLIDRAVSMAELLGAKVSFIHIDGTHGEIYPELIDIEAEPERKPLNEPSNKWLNDFQQYTQFPIESFWVGTGDLSHKVDKAVKANEIDLLICGHHHDFLSKIISYSRPLIHHSPIDILVVPITS
- a CDS encoding protein-disulfide reductase DsbD, which encodes MTNLLRFRAALLSFFILLTSFAPQAVASFDLTKLQGKQTSSFVTVNEAFPFNFMQQGDRVYLDWQVMPDYYLYQQRISVTVNGAKIADLVMEEGTPYNDEFFGDVNIYTEPLTITVPLISVSDNAELTVRYQGCAKAGFCYPPEIRKIPLSALTGLSSYQDETANTHVVAKNDNAPVGVEKKTSSNSEPKEVSQTQQQELADNLGDAWWTPFLFLALGIGLAFTPCVLPMYPILTGIVLGGGKLSHGKAFKLSFVYVQGMALTYTLLGLVVASAGLQFQAALQHPYVLIGLSVMFVLLALSMFGAYTIQLPSSLQTKLNDISNQQKGGNLGGVFAMGAISGLVCSPCTTAPLSGALLYVAKSGDLLTGAVALYALAIGMGIPLILAAVFGNKLLPKAGVWMTHVKTLFGFILLAVPVFLLERILPHNVTPFVWSALGVAAFGWLYHVKATMPQSWKTSVAGIIAILGIVGSAIPVIDAISGKTHTEVNTTTQTVTFKKIANLEDLNRELEAAKAQEKPVMLDFYADWCVACKEFEKYTFHNEKVEPLLGQFILLQADVTKNSPEDITLLQQLKVLGLPTIDFWNSNGDYLSNARLTGFMKAEPFMNHLSTNVTNVEK
- the nagB gene encoding glucosamine-6-phosphate deaminase; the encoded protein is MRLIPLNRAEQVGAWSAQHIVNRINAFNPTADRPFVLGLPTGGTPLNTYKKLIELHKAGEVSFKHVVTFNMDEYIGLDADHPESYRTFMHENFFNHIDIQAENINLLDGNAADNEAECQRYEDKIKSYGRINLFMGGVGNDGHIAFNEPASSLSSRTRIKTLTEDTRIANSRFFGGDMDLVPKYSLTIGVGTLLDSEEIMILITGHNKGLALQAAVEGSVNHMWTVSALQLHPKSVIVCDEPSTQELKVKTVKYFQQLEAKNMEGF
- the arsJ gene encoding organoarsenical effux MFS transporter ArsJ, with the translated sequence MFSQLSHSVRQYMIVTFNYWNFTITDGALRMLVVLYFHDLGYSTLAIASLFLFYEFFGVVTNLVGGWLGARLGLNKTMNIGLLMQVGALLMLALPSSWLTIPWVMAAQAFSGIAKDLNKMSAKSAIKTLVPSEQEGALYKWVAILTGSKNALKGAGFFLGGLLLTTIGFQFAVIAMASVLFVVFIGSVLLLDGDIGKAKSKPKFTQLFSKSEQINTLSAARLFLFGARDVWFVVALPIYLGSVFNWDHSLVGGFLALWVIAYGFVQGFAPKITGKAEGKVPDGRAAMWWVSLLALVTGIIAYSVQMGWQPEYVIVIGLLIFGGIFAVNSSLHSYLIVSYAKGDGVSMDVGFYYMANAMGRLVGTILSGWVFQVAGFAACLWVSFGFLLLAALISIKLPKRLKA
- a CDS encoding phosphatase domain-containing putative toxin, yielding MTHPTWELPVSDNGSALVLTPCPGTKGVELTASLEQLKAQGVEAVATALNQDELTEKGVGALGEEVQRLGMKWFYLPIEDDCAPGDEFAAQWKSATPELQQVLEKNGKVAMHCMGGSGRTGLLAGHLLLDLGWDLDVIKQQVQALRPGAFTKPVQIEYIDAIASK
- a CDS encoding ArsJ-associated glyceraldehyde-3-phosphate dehydrogenase, whose product is MTIKVGINGFGRIGRLALRAAFDWPELEFVQINDVAGNTHTLAHLLEFDSIQGRWHHEVTSNGSDMIIDGQTIKTTQEKEIDAVDWSGCDVVIEATGVHRSRSFLDKYLAQGVKRVVVSAPVKEDGVANIVVGVNDDIFDPAVHQIVTAASCTTNCLAPIVKVINKELGIENAAFTTIHDLTNTQTILDAPHKDLRRARACGMSLIPTTTGSAKAIVEIFPELKNKIDGHAVRVPLANASLTDIIFEVKRDTTAEEVNQLLKDAAQGDLKGILGYEERPLVSIDYKGDQRSTIVDALSTMLVGKRMVKIYAWYDNEMGYATRTAELVRNVGLA
- a CDS encoding metalloregulator ArsR/SmtB family transcription factor, with protein sequence MLPHQFFKMLSDETRMRCLLLIAREGRLCVNQLTEALEESQPKISRHLAQLRQSGVLVDTREGQWVYYQVSSDLPGWLNKIIVGLKQSNCLQAEYQKDTDKLNAMKVCC
- a CDS encoding substrate-binding domain-containing protein — its product is MKSSIDLNLYRFLDSLYEQKSLAKVCHTLDISRATFNRYLSECRELFGNELFIADKGLYAPTLFTTQLINIIKTPLEQLEQAQQTAKSFNNKDANIEYVFHLANPLSSLLTVPLLQGLTQDDWHPKISIVDWSLEGIEFPKSGALSIGISGYPNQLNERIIERKLGELDLFVYVSKQHPLACSSQISLSDLAQFDTVRVSMGNLDDNTYYERLRKQTGINLAQKLTVSSVSSAIECVEISQYAFVCFDILKNKRPINVCKLPLTLDNKAMTFNVGIQYHRAYYQHPIIKNIEKLLIQNLESH